Proteins encoded in a region of the Petrotoga sp. 9PW.55.5.1 genome:
- a CDS encoding ABC transporter ATP-binding protein gives MKNVKAGKIYFYLGKKCILNDLNMNVEEGNIYGFLGANGSGKTTTIRIISEVFKPNIGKIIKNSKIQDKKKIGYLFHRDSLYESLSALDNLELFAKLYNINNKDQKISQLLKEVKLFDVKNDKVSTFSQGMKKRLSLSRVFLNNPYLAVLDEPFSGLDIEAKEWLINYILDRNKTENMTFIISSHDIYELSKICTKIGIISKGHIVKEQKIDYPLEPTYIEKLYKECQ, from the coding sequence ATCTCAACATGAATGTAGAAGAGGGAAATATTTATGGTTTTTTAGGGGCCAATGGGTCAGGAAAAACAACAACGATAAGAATAATCAGTGAAGTATTCAAACCAAACATCGGTAAGATCATAAAAAATAGCAAAATACAAGATAAAAAAAAGATAGGATATTTATTTCATCGAGATAGCCTATATGAAAGCCTTTCTGCTTTAGATAATTTAGAATTATTTGCTAAATTATATAATATTAATAATAAGGATCAAAAAATTTCACAATTATTGAAAGAAGTAAAACTATTTGATGTAAAAAATGATAAGGTGTCAACTTTTTCACAAGGAATGAAAAAAAGATTATCGTTATCTAGAGTATTTTTAAATAATCCTTATTTGGCTGTTTTGGATGAACCGTTTAGTGGATTAGACATCGAAGCTAAAGAATGGCTTATAAATTATATACTTGATAGAAATAAAACAGAAAATATGACATTTATAATATCATCACATGACATATATGAATTGAGCAAGATTTGTACTAAGATAGGAATAATAAGTAAAGGACACATTGTTAAAGAACAAAAAATAGATTATCCTCTTGAACCTACTTATATTGAAAAATTATACAAGGAGTGTCAATAA